Genomic segment of Streptomyces alboniger:
TGGCAGGGCACCGAGGTCGTCGTCGCCTCGCACGGCGTCGGCGCCCCCGGCGCGATCCTGCTCTTCCAGGAGCTGGCCGAGGCCGGTGTCCGCACGTTCCTGCGGCTCGGCACGGCGGGCGCGATCCGCCCCGGCATCCGGGACGGCGACCTGGTCATCGCGGACGCGGCGGTACGCGACGACGGCGTGACCCAGCAGCTGATCCCCGCCGAGTACCCGGCGTTCTCCGCCCCCGAGGCGGTCGTCGCCCTCCAGCGCGCGGCCCGGGAGGCCGGTGCCCCCTACCACCGGGGCGTGGTGTGGACACGGGCGGCGTTCCAGCCGGGCTTCCTGCCGCTGCCCGGCGAGGCGTACGCGGCGGCGGGCGTCGCCGCCATCGAGATGGAGCTGTCCGCGCTGTACGTCTTCGCCTCGACGCACGGCCTGACCGCGGGCGGCGCGCTGGTCGTGGACGGAGCGAACGCCGACGACCTGGTCGACGAGGACGACCCCTTCTCGACGGGCGGCTACGACCCGCACCGTGACGTGGTCGCCCGAGGGGTCGACCGGGGCGCCCGGATAGCCTTGGACGCGCTGCGTCTGCTGGCCGCGGCCGAGCACTGAACGACGTAGTGACCAGGAGTACGGAACCGATGCGCCCCACCGACCTGCCGGCCCAGGCCCGCGGCGGCCCGACGGACCTGCTGGTGCACGGAGGTGACGTGCTGACCGTCGACGCGGAGGGCACGGTCGTGCCGAACGGCGCCGTGGCCGTGCGCGCCGGACGCGTCGTCGAGGTGGGCCCCGCGCAGCGGCTGCGCACGGCGTACGAGGCCGCCGAGGAGATCGACGCCCGGGGCTGCCTCGTTATGCCGGGTCTCATCAACACGCACACGCACCTCGCGATGAACGTGCTGCGCGGCATCGCCGACGACGTCACGTTGCAGGGCTTCCTTGACCGGGTGATCCCGCGCGAGGCCGAGATCCTCTCGCCGGCCACGGTGCGGGCGGCCCTCGGCGCCGCGATCGCCGAGTCGGTGCGCGGCGGGGTCACCACCGCGCTGGACATGTACTGGTTCCACGAGGCCGCCGAGGCCGTGGCCCGCGAGGCCGGGTGGCGGCTGCTCACCGGGCCGACGTTCATGGACGTGCCGGGCCCGCCGGACGGGCGCCCCTACGCGCGCCGGATCGGCTGGGCGGCCGCCGACCTGGCATCCCGCGCCCCCGCCCCCGGCAGCCGCCGCGTCGTCTTCGCGCACTCCGCCTACACGCTGGGCCCCGCACAGCTGACGGAGATCACCGCGCTCGCCCGGGAGCACGACGCCCTGCTGCACCTCCACGCCGCCGAGAACGCGGGCGAGGTGGCGATGGTCGCCGAGCGGTACGGCATGCGCCCCGTGGAGCTGCTCGACTCGCTCGGCGTCCTCGGCCCCGACACGCTGCTCGCGCACGCCGTCGACCTCACCGACGCGGAGATCGCGACGCTGGCCCGCACGGGCACGGCCGTCGCGCACTGCCCGGTGTCGAACCTGAAGCTGGGCTGCGGCATCGCGCGCGTGCCCGAGCTGCTCGACGCGGGCGTCACGGTGGGGCTCGGCACGGACGGCGCCGTCAGCTCCAACACGCTGGACGTGCTGGGCGCGGTGAAGGTCGCCGCGCTCGTGCACAAGGCGGGCGGCGACCCCACGGCGGTCGGCGCCGAGCAGGCCGTGCGCATGGCGACGATCGAGTCGGCGCGGGCACTCGGCCTCGGCGACCAGCTGGGCTCGCTGGAGGCGGGCAAACGCGCCGACCTGATCGTGCTGGACCTGGACCGGCCGCACCTCGCGCCCCGGCATGACCCGTGGTCGACGCTCGCGTACGCGGCCGCGTCCGGTGACGTGCGGGACACCGTCGTCGACGGGCGGATTCTGATGCGCGGGCGCACCCTGCGTACGCTGGACGAACCGGCTGTCCTGCGCGCCCTGCGGGACGCGGCGACCGACCCCGAAGTGACGAGCACCGTATGACGCCCGACGTACCCGCCCCCACCGCCTCCTACGAGCCCACCCGCGGCTTCACCGGCCGCGCCCGCGCCGCCGACCGCGACCCGCGCCTGCCGCCCGGCCAGTACGACGCGCGCGACGGCTGGCCCGTCCTGTCCGCCGAGGTGACCCCGCGGCTGACCGCCGCCGAGTGGACGTTCCGTATCGACGGGCTCGTGGCGGCGCCGCGCACCTGGACCTGGGACGAGGCGCACGCGCTGCCTCCTTCCGAGTACCGCGGCGACATCCACTGCGTGACCAGCTGGTCCAAGTTCGGGGTGCGCTTCGGCGGGGTGAGCCTGGACACGTTCCTCGCCGCCGCCCGCCCCCTCCCCGGGGCCTCGCACGTCGTCGCGTACTCCCACACCGGCTACACCACCAGCCTGCCGCTCGATGACGTGACGGGCGGCAAGGCGTGGATCGTCTGGGAGTACGAGGACGGGCCGCTGCCCGCCGAGCACGGCGGGCCCGCCCGGCTGATCGTGCCCCACCTCTACTTCTGGAAGAGCGCCAAGTGGATCGCGGGGCTGCGCCTGCTGGACCGCGACGAGCCGGGCTTCTGGGAGCAGAACGGCTACCACCACCGGGGCGACCCGTGGGCCGAGGAGCGTTACGCAGGTGACTGAGAACCCGCAGGACGTCTTCGTGCCGCCGACGCGGTTCGCCGTGCCCGGCCGGATCGCCGTGAGCGGCGGCGCCGCGGCCCTGTGGCAGCGCGCGCTGATCACGGACATCCGCCGGGAGACCCCGGCCGTTTCGACGTTCCGTCTCAAGGTCCCCGACTGGCAGGGGCACTTGCCCGGCCAGCACCTCATGCTGCGGCTCACGGCGGCGGACGGCTACGTCGCCCAGCGGCACTACTCCATCGCCTCCGCGCCCGAGGGGAGCGGCGAGATCGAGCTGACCCTCGACCATGTGCCCGGCGGGGAGGTGTCGGGGCATCTGCACACCGTCGCCCGCGTGGGCGACACGGTCGAGGTGCGCGGGCCGCTGTCCGGCTTCTTCGCCTGGCCGGGCGACCGCCCCGCACTGCTGCTCGGCGCCGGGTCGGGCGTGGTGCCGCTGATGTCGATGGTCCGCCACCACCGCCGCACGGGCCTCGGCCTGCCCCTGCGCCTGGTCGTCTCGGCGCGCACGCCCGAGGACCTGATCTACGCCGACGAGTACGCCGATGAGACCACCGTCGTCCTGACCCGCACCGAAGGCCGTCTGAGCGCGGGGCACTTGGCGCCCTTCCTGGGCGACGGGGGGCGGCCCGAGGGCGGCTGGGAAGCGTACATCTGCGGCTCCAACGGTTTCGCGGAGCACGCCTCACGGCTTCTGGTGGAGGGCGGCCAGCCGGTGGACCGGATCAGGATCGAACGCTTCGGCTGAAGCCGCGCCGCGCCGCGCCGCGCAGGGGACATAATCGGCTCACACATCGGATGTCTGTCGAACGTCGGATGTCTGTCGATTGCTGCTTCTTGAGGCGAGGTCCCCATGGCTGTCACCGACGAAGCCATCGAGAAGATCAAGGAAATGATCGTCTCGGGTGTGCTGCGTCCCGGCGACCGGCTCCCCAAGGAGAGCGAACTCGCCGCCGGCCTCGGCCTCTCCCGCAACTCCCTGCGCGAGGCGGTCCGCGCCCTCTCGCTGATGCGCATCCTCGACGTGCGCCAGGGCGACGGCACGTACGTAACCAGTCTGGACCCCCAACTCCTCCTGGAGGCGCTGGGTTTCGTCGTCGACTTCCACCGCGACGACACGGTCCTGGAGTTCCTCGGCGTGCGCCGCATCCTCGAACCGGCGGCCACCGCGATGGCCTGCGCCCGCATCACGGAGGAGGAGCTGGACGCGCTGACCCGACAGTTGGACGATCTGGGGGACGCGCCCTCCGTGGAGGAGCTGGTCGCCTGCGACCTGGAGTTCCACCGCGGCATCGTCCAGTCGTCCGGGAACTCCGTTCTGTGCTCCCTGCTCGACGGTCTGTCCGGGCCCACCACCCGGGCCCCCGTCCGGCGCGGCCTGACCCAGGAGGACGCCGTCAGCCGCACGCTCCACGAGCACCACGCGATCCTGACGGCGCTGCGCGACCGGGACGCGGAGGCGGCGAGGTCCTGGGCGACCGTGCACATCGCGAGCGTGGAGCGGTGGCTGCGCTCCACGCTGTGACACCGGCGCACTCCACTGCGTGACGAGGTTCGCGTCTCCGCCCGAACCCGCCGTTTCCCGGCGCCTCCCCTGGGCAGTGATCATGCACTCCCCCACGCAAGGGGGCTGCGGAGGGCCCCCGCCGACGCCGTAAGGTTGGGGCGTACGCAAGGGAACGTCGGAAGGAGGCCTGGGTGATCGAGCTCGAGGGGGTTCCCGAGCTGGTCGACCCGGTCATGGTGGCCGCGTTCGAGGGCTGGAACGACGCCGGCGACGCCGCCTCCACCGCGGTCGCGCACCTCGACAAGGAGTGGAAGGGCGAGGTGTTCGCGGCGCTGGACGCCGAGGACTACTACGACTTCCAGGTCAACCGCCCGACCGTCTGGCTCGACGACGGGGTCCGCAAGATCACGTGGCCGACGACCCGGCTCTCGGTGGTCCGCGTCGGCGGCGACAAGCCGCGTGACCTCGTCCTGGTCCGCGGAATCGAGCCGTCCATGCGCTGGCGGTCGTTCTGCAACGAGATCCTCGGCTTCGCCCACGAGCTGGGCGTCGAACTGGTAGTGATCATGGGTGCGCTGCTGGGTGACACCCCGCACACCCGTCCCGTCCCGGTCAGCGGCGTCACGTCCGACCCGGACCTGGCGCGCACGATGGACCTGGAGGAGACCAAGTACGAGGGCCCGACGGGCATCGTCGGCATCCTCCAGGAGGCGTGCACGCACGCGGGCGTCCCGGCCGTCAGCCTCTGGGCCGCCGTCCCGCACTACGTCTCGCAGCCGCCGAACCCCAAGGCCACGCTCGCGCTCCTCAACCGCCTGGAAGACCTGATCGACCTGCGCATCCCGCTGGGCGAGCTGGCCGAGGACGCGCGCGCCTGGCAGTTGGGCGTCGACCAGCTGGCCGCCGAGGACAGCGAGGTCGCCGAGTACGTCCAGTCCCTGGAGGAGGCGCGGGACACCGCCGAACTCCCGGAGGCCTCGGGCGAGGCCATCGCCCGGGAGTTCGAGCGCTATCTGCGGCGGCGTGACGGGGACGGAGGGGCGTTCCTGCGCGACGCTCCGGCCGACCGGACGCGCCCGCCGAAGCCCAAGCCCAGCCCGCGGGCCGGCCAGGACGCCGAAGGGCCGGGCGCCGAGGGCGAGAGCGACGGCGAGGGTTCCGGCGCGGCCGATTCCTCGGACGACTGAGGCTTCTTTCCCACCAGTAGGGCGGTTCCCGTACGGGGGCCGCCCTACTGCTGTGTCTCTTGCCGCCGTGCCTGTGGCTTGCCGCGCCTGTGGCCGAATTGCACGGGTTTCCCTTTTCAACTTCTTCTCAAACACCGTTGCTCAAAACAGGGGTGGACGTCTCGGTCCGCGAGGAGCAGGGTGTGCCCCGAAGGCGCGGCGCAGCGCCCGGCACGGCACCCGAAGGAGCGAAGGGAGCGGTGAAGCGATGACCGACCAGGCAGACCCGGTACGGGAACCAGGCGCCGGCGGGCCGGGCCCCGACGGGGCGGGATTCACCTACCGAGGAGCCGAGCAGGAGCTGATCGTCGTGGCCCGGCCCGAGGCCCGGCTGCGGGCCGCGGAGCGGGAGGTCCACTCGGCGTCCGGCTCCGACGTGTCGGCCCTCAACATGTTCCTCTCCGACGAACAGCTCGCCCTGGAACCGCTGTTCGGCAACGAGGACCGGCTGCGGGCCGCCGCCCCCACCCGCATCGCCGAGGACGACGTGCCCGACCTGGCCCTCTTCTACCGTGTGCGCGGCGGCGAGGACCGGGCGCAGGAGCTGCGCTCGCGGATGGCGGCGCTGCCCGGCATCGACACGGCGTACGTCAAGCCGGGCGCCGTCCCGGCGTCCGTCGACCCCTCGCCGACCGGCCCGCCCGACCTCGACGAGACGTCCTCGCGCCGCAAGGAGGGCATGCCGGCCACGCCCGACTTCACCGGCCGCCAGGGCTACCTGAACCCGGCGCCCGAGGGAGTCGACGCCCGCTGGGCCTGGCAGCGCCTCGGCGGCTCGGGCGAGGGCGTCACGGTCATCGACGTCGAGGGCGCCTGGCAGCTGCGCCACGAGGACCTCGCCGCCAAGCTGGCGGGCGTCGTACTCGGCACGCCCCTCCAGGACCTGGCCTGGCGCAACCACGGCACCGCCGTCATCGGCGTCATCGGCGGCGACCGCAACGGCCTCGGCATCACCGGTATCGCGCCGCAGGCCGTGACGGCGGCCGCCTCCTTCCAGCCGCTCGGCACGGCTGCCACCATCCACGCGGCGGCCGAGCGGCTGGGCCGCGGCGACATCATCCTGATCGAACTGCACCGCCCGGGGCCGAGGTTCGACTTCGAGCGGCGCGACGACCAGAAGGGGTACGTCGCGATCGAGTGGTGGCCGGACGACTACGCCGCGGTGCGCCATGCCACGGCGAAGGGCGTGCTCGTGGTGGCCGCCGCGGGCAACGGCGGCGAGTCCCTCGACGACGCGGTGTACGAGCGCGGGCCGGACGGTTTCCCCTCCTGGTGGCGCAACCCGTTCAACCCCTCCAACCGTTCCTCGGGCGCGGTCCTGATCGGCGCGGGCGCACCGCCGCCCGGCACGCACGGCCGCGACCACGGACCCGACCGCTCGCGCCTCGCGTTCTCCAACTTCGGCGGCCGCGTGGACGCGCAGGGCTGGGGCCGCGAGACCACCACGACCGGCGGCTTCTGGGACCGGCCCGGTGACCTCCAGGGCGGCACCGAGGAGATCGCCTGGTACACCGACACGTTCTCCGGCACGTCCTCCGCGTCGACGATCGTGGTCGGGGCACTGGCCACGCTGCAAGGCATGCTGAAGGCCGCGGGCCAGCAGCCGATGACGCCGGACCGGGCCCG
This window contains:
- a CDS encoding PAC2 family protein encodes the protein MIELEGVPELVDPVMVAAFEGWNDAGDAASTAVAHLDKEWKGEVFAALDAEDYYDFQVNRPTVWLDDGVRKITWPTTRLSVVRVGGDKPRDLVLVRGIEPSMRWRSFCNEILGFAHELGVELVVIMGALLGDTPHTRPVPVSGVTSDPDLARTMDLEETKYEGPTGIVGILQEACTHAGVPAVSLWAAVPHYVSQPPNPKATLALLNRLEDLIDLRIPLGELAEDARAWQLGVDQLAAEDSEVAEYVQSLEEARDTAELPEASGEAIAREFERYLRRRDGDGGAFLRDAPADRTRPPKPKPSPRAGQDAEGPGAEGESDGEGSGAADSSDD
- a CDS encoding FadR/GntR family transcriptional regulator, whose amino-acid sequence is MAVTDEAIEKIKEMIVSGVLRPGDRLPKESELAAGLGLSRNSLREAVRALSLMRILDVRQGDGTYVTSLDPQLLLEALGFVVDFHRDDTVLEFLGVRRILEPAATAMACARITEEELDALTRQLDDLGDAPSVEELVACDLEFHRGIVQSSGNSVLCSLLDGLSGPTTRAPVRRGLTQEDAVSRTLHEHHAILTALRDRDAEAARSWATVHIASVERWLRSTL
- a CDS encoding S8 family peptidase, whose product is MTDQADPVREPGAGGPGPDGAGFTYRGAEQELIVVARPEARLRAAEREVHSASGSDVSALNMFLSDEQLALEPLFGNEDRLRAAAPTRIAEDDVPDLALFYRVRGGEDRAQELRSRMAALPGIDTAYVKPGAVPASVDPSPTGPPDLDETSSRRKEGMPATPDFTGRQGYLNPAPEGVDARWAWQRLGGSGEGVTVIDVEGAWQLRHEDLAAKLAGVVLGTPLQDLAWRNHGTAVIGVIGGDRNGLGITGIAPQAVTAAASFQPLGTAATIHAAAERLGRGDIILIELHRPGPRFDFERRDDQKGYVAIEWWPDDYAAVRHATAKGVLVVAAAGNGGESLDDAVYERGPDGFPSWWRNPFNPSNRSSGAVLIGAGAPPPGTHGRDHGPDRSRLAFSNFGGRVDAQGWGRETTTTGGFWDRPGDLQGGTEEIAWYTDTFSGTSSASTIVVGALATLQGMLKAAGQQPMTPDRARAVLRCTGSPQQDAPGRPASQRIGNRPDIKAAVANLLPSAVGSGRAERYWDELLPYPPQLPPRLRLFVAGEWRNLVNPSPETRQAVHAAFAGGRPDVRVWYTDDEIVGLVVTG
- a CDS encoding sulfite oxidase-like oxidoreductase codes for the protein MTPDVPAPTASYEPTRGFTGRARAADRDPRLPPGQYDARDGWPVLSAEVTPRLTAAEWTFRIDGLVAAPRTWTWDEAHALPPSEYRGDIHCVTSWSKFGVRFGGVSLDTFLAAARPLPGASHVVAYSHTGYTTSLPLDDVTGGKAWIVWEYEDGPLPAEHGGPARLIVPHLYFWKSAKWIAGLRLLDRDEPGFWEQNGYHHRGDPWAEERYAGD
- a CDS encoding ferredoxin reductase, translated to MTENPQDVFVPPTRFAVPGRIAVSGGAAALWQRALITDIRRETPAVSTFRLKVPDWQGHLPGQHLMLRLTAADGYVAQRHYSIASAPEGSGEIELTLDHVPGGEVSGHLHTVARVGDTVEVRGPLSGFFAWPGDRPALLLGAGSGVVPLMSMVRHHRRTGLGLPLRLVVSARTPEDLIYADEYADETTVVLTRTEGRLSAGHLAPFLGDGGRPEGGWEAYICGSNGFAEHASRLLVEGGQPVDRIRIERFG
- a CDS encoding amidohydrolase, with translation MRPTDLPAQARGGPTDLLVHGGDVLTVDAEGTVVPNGAVAVRAGRVVEVGPAQRLRTAYEAAEEIDARGCLVMPGLINTHTHLAMNVLRGIADDVTLQGFLDRVIPREAEILSPATVRAALGAAIAESVRGGVTTALDMYWFHEAAEAVAREAGWRLLTGPTFMDVPGPPDGRPYARRIGWAAADLASRAPAPGSRRVVFAHSAYTLGPAQLTEITALAREHDALLHLHAAENAGEVAMVAERYGMRPVELLDSLGVLGPDTLLAHAVDLTDAEIATLARTGTAVAHCPVSNLKLGCGIARVPELLDAGVTVGLGTDGAVSSNTLDVLGAVKVAALVHKAGGDPTAVGAEQAVRMATIESARALGLGDQLGSLEAGKRADLIVLDLDRPHLAPRHDPWSTLAYAAASGDVRDTVVDGRILMRGRTLRTLDEPAVLRALRDAATDPEVTSTV
- a CDS encoding nucleoside phosphorylase; amino-acid sequence: MTSLTDALPVTRVPRTGLPCRAVVVGDPGRAAAVADLLTDAKEVSYHREYRTFTGTWQGTEVVVASHGVGAPGAILLFQELAEAGVRTFLRLGTAGAIRPGIRDGDLVIADAAVRDDGVTQQLIPAEYPAFSAPEAVVALQRAAREAGAPYHRGVVWTRAAFQPGFLPLPGEAYAAAGVAAIEMELSALYVFASTHGLTAGGALVVDGANADDLVDEDDPFSTGGYDPHRDVVARGVDRGARIALDALRLLAAAEH